Proteins co-encoded in one Gossypium arboreum isolate Shixiya-1 chromosome 11, ASM2569848v2, whole genome shotgun sequence genomic window:
- the LOC108472010 gene encoding uncharacterized protein LOC108472010 yields the protein MVSETEDKVRLIRDRLKIAFDRHKSYVDLKRQEIEFSVEDLVFLKLELPLELDRIHDVFHVSMLRRYRSDLIHIALVKEIEVRPDLTFKEESVQILDRNVKVLRRKFIPLVKVLWQNHSTEEATWEPKDTMH from the exons AtggtttctgagactgaggaCAAGGTCCGTTTGATTCGAGATCGGCTGAAAATAGCTTTTGATAGGCATAAGTCTTATGTGGATCTGAAACGTCAAGAGATAGAGTTTTCTGTAGAGGATTTAgtttttctcaaa ttagagctacctctgGAGTTAGACCGcatccatgatgtgtttcacgtctcgatgttgaggcgcTACCGCTCTGATCTCATACATATTGCTCTTGTAAAGGAGATTGAGGTTCGACCAGATCTGACCTTCAAGGAGGAGTCAGTTCAGATTCTGGATCGCAATGTTAAGGTTTTGAGGAGGAAATTCATTCCTTTAGTAAAGGTGCTATggcagaatcatagcactgaggaggctacgtgggagcctaagGATACAATGCActag